The genomic stretch ATCCCAAGACCGTTCAGTTTGTCCACCGCATCGGGGCCTATGTCCTCTTGGCAGCCGTGCTCTACCATATGATCCATTCGCTGCGGGCCGGCGCGAAGACAACGCATGCCCGCCGCAGTGTCGTACTCTTCGTTTTGGTCTGCGTTCAGGCGATGATCGGTATCATTACGCTGGTCATGCAGGTTCCGATCTTCTGGGGCGTTGTGCATCAGGGTGCGGCGCTTGTCGTGCTGGGCTTCGCCATTGCGCACTGGCGCGGGTTCTATGGCGAAATCCCGCCACAGCCCGACTCGATCCGGGCCTGAGCAGGACTATGCGAATCGGAAACCGGAATAGGGTTTGCCGAGAAACTCGGTCTTGAAGATACATCTGCCGGCATCTGGGCCGGCAGCGCCTACCGCGACAAACAGCGGTGCAAGATGATCATGGTCGGGCACGTGGCAGGCAAGCGCATCGGGATTCTGATCCCAAGAGGCCAAAGCTGCAGCGCGCGCATTCACGTCCTCGGTCTCGACAGCCTCGGTCAGCCAGTTATCGAAACGGATGGCCTGCCCGATATGGGCAGGCTCGGCCCGGCGAAACTGCGGCATGTTGTGATAGGTCATGCCGGACGCGATGATAAGCACCTCTTCATCGCGCAGAGGTTCAAGTGCCCGGCCAATTGCTAGATGGCTTTCGGCATCCAGCGTATTCTTTAGCGAAATCATGGTAATCGGCACATCCGCATCCGGATAGATCAACATCAGCGGCACGAAGACGCCATGGTCAAACCCTCGCTGTGCATCTTCCGCGCTCTCAATACCGGCGTCTTGAAGGAGTTCTCGGGCGCGTGCCGCCAGAGCCAGAGAGTTCGGCGCCGGATAGGAAAGCTCATAGGTGTGGGTAGGGAAGTTGTAATAATCAAAGAGCATGGGCGGTCTGGGCGCAGTACTGACCGTCGGAACTGCCTCCTTCTCCCAATGACCCGAGACGATCAGAACAGCCTTCGGCCTTCGACCGATCTCCCCATCCAGCCCCCGAAGAAACGCTCCAAGCTCATCCCAGGGCCCCTTGCCCTCAGCATTCTTCGGAAAATCCATGAACGGCCATGGGCCTCCACCGTGAGGGATGAAGTAGACGGGGAAACGAGCTGCCATGGTTGCACCTTTCAAGTTTGGCGCACCATAACAACAGCCTGCGGGACTGGCGATCCAGCGTGCAAAAGACAATTCGTCAAGGAACAGTGAACAGCGCGTAACGGGCCGCCGGATGGCCGGATGAACTCACGCCGACAGCATCAGGTCCATGTTCTGCACGGCCGCTCCCGACGCACCCTTGCCGAGGTTGTCGAGGAGGGCGACCAGATTGACATGCGCGCCACCCGGCGTGCCGAAGACGAAGAGCTTCATCGTGTCCTGGCCCGCCAGTTCCTCAGCATCAATCCGCGGCAGCTTGGCGCTTTCGGCCAGCGGAACGACGCTGACAATGTCCTGGCCGGCATAATGAGCGACGAGTGCCGCATGGATGCTCTCGACCGTCGCGCCGCCGCCGATATCCTCCAGGAAGAGCGGCACCTGAACGATCATGCCTTGCGGGAAGCGACCGACGGAAGGAGCAAAGAGTGGCGCACGATCGAGCAGGCCATGGGTCTGCATTTCCGGCACATGCTTATGCTTCATCGTCAGGCCGTAGAGGAAGTTGTTTGCGGCCAGATGTTCGGGATGGGTCTTGTCCTCCATCTGCGCAATCAGCTGCTTGCCACCGCCGGTATAGCCGGAGACAGCATTGACCGACACCGGATAGCCATCCGGCAGAATGCCGGCGGCACGCAGCGGCCGGATGAGGCCGATCGCACCGGTCGGATAGCAGCCCGGATTGGAGACGTAGCGTGCGGACCGAATCTTCGCCTTCTGCGCCTTGTCCATTTCGGCAAAACCATAGGCCCAGTCCGGATGCACCCGGAATGCCGTGGAGGCATCCAGCAGGCGGACATTGTTGTTCGCTGCCGTCATCTCATAGGCCTGCTTCGACGCATCGTCCGGCAGGCAGAGAATGGCGATATCGGCGCTGTTGAGCATGTCCTCGCGCATCTTCTCATTCCGCCGCTCCGCTTCCGGGATCGACAGCAGTTCAAGATCACGGCGATCAGCCAGGCGCGTGCGGATCTGCAGACCCGTGGTGCCGTGTTCGCCGTCGATGAAGATCTTCGCTGCCATTTGTCTAGTCCCGTCAGTGATTTGGATGAGAATGCGGAATCTGTTTGTGAATGTGGAGGGTGAATGTGTCAGGCGCGTGTTGCAAGTTTTTCCGCGCGTAAGCCCAGCATATACATAGCAACGGTTGCCCCGGCAATGGCGGTGATATCGGCGTGGTCATAGGCCGGCGCGACCTCGACGATGTCGGAGCCCCGGATGTCGAGGGCCCCCAACTTGCGCAGCACCGACAGCATCTTGGCCGACGAAGGTCCGCCCGCGACGGGTGTGCCGGTGCCGGGGGCATAGGCCGGGTCCAGGCAATCGATGTCGAATGTCAGATAGGTTGGGGCGGTGCCGACATGCGAGAGGATCGCGTCAGCGATGGCCTGAGCGCCCATGTCCTCGACCTCGTAGCCTGGGATGATATTGATGCTGAAATCCTCCGGCGCTTCCGTGCGGATGCCGATCTGGATCGATCTGGTCGGGTCGATGACACCTTCGCGCACGGCGCGGCCGACGAAGGAGCCATGGTCGATCCGCTGGCCGTCATCGTCCCATGTGTCCTGATGCGCATCGAAATGCACGAGCGCCAGCGGCCCATGCTTCGCCGCATGGGCCTTGAGCAGCGGCCAGGTGACGAAGTGGTCGCCGCCGAGACCGAGCAGATAGGCGCCCGATGCGATAATCCGGGCTGCTTCCTGTTCGATCAGGGCAGGGGTGTTTTGATGATTACCGTAGTCGAGCAGCACATCGCCATAGTCGATGACGGCCATCTGCTCGAAGAGGTCGCGGGCAAAGGGATATTGCGGGTCGTTGTCGAAGATCGCCGAGGCGCGCCGGATCGCCTGCGGCCCGAAACGGGCGCCGGGCCGGTTGGAGACGGCGGCGTCGAAGGGAATGCCGAGTACGACCGCATCGACGTCGGTCAGATCCTTGGAGTACTTGCGCCGCATGAAGGAGAGCACGCCGGCATAGGTCGGGTCCGACGCGGCGCCACGGATGGCCTTGGCGGTAAAGGCGTTATCGATCGATTTGCTGGCCATGATGCCCCCTCAGTCTTCTCTTTTGATGTCATAGGCCCGTTCGACCTTGGCCACGATCACCCGATAGTCTTCATACCACCGTTCGCGCCCAAGTCTCTGGGCTGCCTGATGCGAAACAACAGCCTTCCAGGCGAGGATACTGGCCTCATCTGTCCAATAGGAGTTGGTGATCCCGAACCCATCCGCACCGCGCACGCTCTCCATGCCCAGAAATCCGGGTTGCTGTTTCGCCAGTGCGACCATGCTTTCGGCCATGGCGCCATAGCCATCGTCGCCGGCGGTTCGCTGCGATGAAAAACAGACAACGAAACAAGGAGGCTCGGGAAGCTTGGTGATTTCGGATGCCATGCTCGGAACCGCAAAATGTGGAGAGTCTGAAAACGAAAAAAGGCGGAGCCGAAGCCCCGCCTGATTTCCGTCTCCGGTAATCCAGCGATTAACGCTTGGAGAACTGGAACGAACGGCGGGCCTTGGCCTTACCGTACTTCTTACGCTCGACCACACGGCTGTCGCGGGTCAGGAAGCCACCCTTCTTCAGAACCGAGCGCAGGCCCGGCTCGAAGTAGGTCATGGCCTTGGACAGACCGTGACGAACGGCACCAGCCTGACCGGACAGACCACCGCCGTGAACGGTAGCGACGATGTCGAACTGACCATCGCGAGCCGCTGCAACGATCGGCTGCTGCAGGATCATCTGCAGGACCGGACGGGCGAAGTAGGCGCGGAATTCCTTGCCGTTGATCGTGATCTTGCCGGAGCCCGGCTTGACCCAGACGCGGGCTACAGCGTTCTTGCGCTTGCCGGTGGCGTAGGAGCGACCCAGCGAGTCGACCTTACGGACGTGAGCCGGAGCTGCGTCCTGTGCCGGGGCAAGGTCCTTCAGGGAAGAAAGATCGGCCATTCTTAGGCGCTCCTTGTGTTCTTCTTGCTCAGCTTGGCGACGTCGAGAGCGACGGGCTGCTGGGCTTCATGCGGATGGGCTGCGCCGGCATAGACGCGCAGATTCTTCATCTGGCGACGGCCAAGCGGACCGCGCGGGATCATGCGCTCGACGGCCTTCTCGAGAACGCGCTCCGGGAAGCGGCCTTCGATGATCTGGCGAGCCGTACGCTCCTTGATGCCGCCCGGATAACCGGTGTGCCAGAAGTACTTCTTGTCGGTATACTTCTTGCCGGTCAGGACAACCTTCTCGGCGTTGATTACGATGACATTGTCACCATCGTCAACATGGGGGGTATAGGTGGCCTTGTGCTTGCCGCGCAGGTGCGTGGCGATGATGGTGGCGAGGCGACCAACAACGAGGCCTTCGGCGTCGATGATGATCCACTTCTTCTCCACCTCTGCAGGCTTCTGAACGAAGGTAGACATTGAGGTCTCTTTCATTGTGGTCCCGACTGGCCGATAGGGCCGTGCGGGCGTTTCTTGTTGCTTGTTTCCGGCTGCTCTGGCAGCAGAAAATATGATTGCAGCCCGGGGACTGAAATCTGCCGGGTGTATAAGGCGCCGGCTCGCCACCGTCAAGGTCGCCGGAATGGTGGGTGTCGAAAAGAAGCAAGCAAAAACAACAGCTTGAATATGTGGTAATATTTTACCGCATCGACGGCTTCCAATTTGGGCTCACTGTTTGCCTTTCTGGGGATGGAATTGACGACCGCCAAGCCGTCATTTGCACTTTTGCATGCGTTGGCAGAGAGTATCGGACAGATTGATTGTGGACGGGAGAAGGAGTGTTGCGATGGCCGAGGTTGTGAGTTTTCGCATGGATGGATCCGATCGCGGGGAGGGCCCGGTGTTGATGGAGCGGCGCGACGGCGCCTTGCGCCTCACGCTGAACTCACCTCCAACCAATTCTCTGTCCATCGCGGTCATGGAGCAGTTGCATGCTGGCCTGCGCCTGGCGGAGGAAGACGCCTCGATCAGACTCGTGGTGATTGCGTCGACCGGAAAGGTCTTTTCAGCCGGCCATGATCTCAAGGAACTGACAGCCCATCGCAGCGATGACGATGGTGGCCGCGCCTTTTATGAGCGCAGCATGCGGCTTTGTGCCGATCTGATGCTGGCGATCACGCGCCTCCCGAAGCCGGTCATCGCCGAAGTCGACGGTCTTGCAACTGCGGCAGGCTGTCAGCTGGTGGCAAGCTGCGATCTGGCGATCTGTACAGATACGGCCACATTCTGCACGCCGGGCGTCAATATCGGCCTTTTCTGCTCTACGCCAATGGTGGCCCTGTCGCGCGCGACCCATCGCAAGCAGGCCATGGAAATGCTGCTGACCGGGGAAACGATCGATGCCTCGACAGCCAAGGAATTCGGTCTCGTGAACCGGATAGTCCCCAAGCAATATCTCGATCAGGTGATCGCCAAATATGCCTCGGTGATTGCAGCCAAATCGCCTCTGACGCTGACCATCGGCAAGGAAGCCTTCTATCATCAGATCGAACTGCCGGTATCCGAAGCCTATGACTATGCCATTCGGGTCATGGTCGAAAACATGATGGCGAAGGATGCAAAAGAGGGTATCGGCGCCTTTCTGGAAAAGCGTCACCCCGTCTGGACGGGAGAGTAGTCTGAGCTCTGGTCCTGTTGCAGAACAAGATGTATCTCCTTGATCTTGGCGTGAAGCGGGGGTTTTGAGCGATCATCCTCATTTGGGCATTTTTTTGTGTCCTGCTAATGTTAGGCGGAACGTAATTAGAACATGCTGAATACATAAGAAGATTTTGCTGCTGGCTGAGGTTGATTTTTCGCTTGAAGCTGGGATTTCCATCGTAACGCTGGGCGTCGCGGATGTGGCCGTGAGCATCGCATATCACGAACGGCTGGGATGGAAACGCTCCTCAGCATCAAATGATCAGATCACCTTCATTCAGATGAAGGGTCTGGTCCTTGCCTTGTTCAGTCGAGTTGCGCTGGCAACCGATGCCGGTGTTGAAGATGGCAACTGCGGTTTTGCCGGGGTTACACTGGCTCATAATGTGCCAAGTGATCGTGGCGTGGATGCGGTGGTCAGATTTGCGCTGTCCTGTGGCGCACGGCTCGTGAGGAAACCCGAAAAGGCGAGTTGGGGTGGCTATTCGGGCTATGTGGCTGATCCCGATGGGCATCTTTGGGAAATTTCCCATAATCCCTATTTCCCCTTGGACCATCACGGACATATCGTTCTTCCCGCCTGATCGGCGTGTTTTAGAGAATTGGAAAACGGTATGTTTACGAAAACGGACTAAGGTGAGCGGTGGGACCATAGGGACGGGAATTCAGAAAGGCCCAGAAGGGTCGAAGGAGAGTTCCATGAACCATGACACCTATCTGAATTCCTACCTCGCCGACATCCTCGCGTCGGTTCGGCATGTCGCCATCCTTGGCGCATCCACCAACGATAATCGCCCCAGCCACTGGATATCAGGATTTTTGCTGGGCAAGGGATACCAGGTTTATCCCGTCAATCCAGCCCATGCCGGCGAATTCATACTGGGCCGAAAAGTTTACGCGACTTTGGCAGACATACCCCATGCAATTGACATGGTGGACGTGTTCCGCAGCCCGGACCATCTTCCCGCTATCGTTGACGAGGTGCTGGCTCTCGACCCGAAACCCGCAGCCATCTGGTGTCAGTTGGGCATTCGCGACGATGCAGCAGCATCAAGGGCGGAGGCAGCTGGCATCAAGGTTGTGATGAACCGGGCGCTGGTCAGCGAATACCCGCTGGTTTACGAGATGGCACATCGAGCCACCAGCTCACACGCGGCGTGATCGTTTTACGAGGTCAAAACGGAATGAACGGCTTCGACCGCATGAACCTGTCCTCGGGGTCGAAAGGCTGGCAATTCAGCACCGGGCATCGCGCGCTGTCCCGCGTCGGTATGTAGGCGCGGGCAGCATATTCATGAGCGGAGCACTGGGCATTGCGCGTTACATAACGATCGTAAAGCGTAAGACCCGTCACGCGCGTTGAGGGGTAGCGCAAGATCACGGCGCCTTCGTCGATTACCCGCGCTCGTGCCTCATCGCAGGTCATCTCAAGAGAGTTGTAGCGAGAAATCGCCCCAGCCGGTGTTGCTGCGGCAAGAATCGCAAGGCACGCTATGATTTTCTTCATCGATCAATCCTCCAACGGAGCTAAAGCGCCGATGCTCGGCTTCTGTTCCCCCACGGTTTTTCTCTTCCTTGCCGGATCAATTGTCATCTGGAAGAGATAGGGGCCATGATGTGCAGACAAGAAGTAGGGAGCGAGTAATGAGCAAACATGACCACTATGACGATGACTACCTCCGGGACGTCCTCAGCGCCACCCGTACAATTGCCCTGCTCGGCGCATCTCCCAAGCCGGATCGTCCCAGCTTCGGTGTCATGCGCTTTCTGCTGCAAAAGGGCTACCATGTCATTCCGGTGAATCCGGGGCAGGCTGGCAAGGAGATACTTGGGCAGAAGACCTATGCCTCGCTGGCCGACATTCCCGAAGAAATCGATATGGTCGAGGTGTTCCGCGCCCCGGAATATCTTGGTGAGGTCGTTGCCGACGTCCTGGCGCTTGAAAACAAACCCAAGGCGATCTGGGGCCAGCTGTCCGTCAGGGACGATGAGGCGGTGAAGCCCGCGGAAGCCGCTGGCATCAAGGTCGTGATGGATCGCTGCCCCGCAATCGAAATGCCGCGACTGGGTCTTTGACTACGCTTCCAGCAGCATTTCCGGACGTGCGCGCAGCGCATTGAGCGTATCGATGTTTCCGCAATAATGCTGGAACTCTGTGGCCGCATGCCCTTCGGCGAGATCCTTGCGGCACTGCGCCTTGGCGCCGCAAGTGATGCAGGTCAGTTGCATATCGCGATAGAGCCGAAGCATTCTGAATTCGACTTCGATCGGATCAATGTTGAGTGCGCGCATCATCCGGGGCATTTCATCTGCACCATGCGGACCAGCTTCGATAAAGGCGAGCAATTGCCCTCGGGATATGCCGCAATCCTCGGCAATCTGTTCCAGCTCTTGCTGGTCCAGCGCTTTCATGAGATCCGACTGAGACTTTGCTTCCCATTCGCGGGCAAACCAGCCGAGGATTGTCGAAAGGGCATGGCGAATAGGATCTGTCGCTGTGTGGGTCATCATCCGTCTCCTCTGATCATGGAGAGATTGATCCCGATGTGACTACGCCGCATTGACCTTGATCAAGTGATGGCAAGGCACGCCATGCTCACACGGCTGGCTTGTTTGGAATTTTCATGGCTGACATCGGCGTCACCGTGGCTATGATCCAGCCCGATATAAAAAGGGAGGTTTCGCCATGACCACGAACAATCCGGGCTTCGCAACGCTTGCCATCCATGCCGGCGCTCAGCCGGACCCCACGACGGGGGCGCGCATCACGCCGATCTACCAGACGACGGCCTATGTCTTCAACGACAGCGACCATGCCGCAAATCTCTTTGCGCTCAAGGAGTTCGGCAATATATACACCCGCATCATGAACCCCACCCAGGGCGTTCTGGAAGAGCGGGTCGCAGCCCTTGAAGGCGGCACGGCAGCACTTGCGGTCGCCTCCGGTCATGCCGCCCAGCTCCTCATCTTCCACACGCTGATGCAGCCCGGCGACAATTTTGTCGCCGCCAGGAAGCTCTATGGCGGCTCGATCAACCAGTTTGGCCATGCCTTCAAGAATTTCGGCTGGCAGGTGCGCTGGGCAGACCCTGCTGACCCGGAAAGCTTTGCCGCCCAGGTCGATGACAAGACCAAGGCCGTCTACATCGAAAGCCTGGCCAATCCCGGCGGCACCTTCGTCGACATAGCGGCTATCGCAGACGTCGCCCACCGCCACGGCCTGCCGCTGATCGTCGACAACACCATGGCGAGCCCTTACCTGATCCGCCCGCTGGAGCACGGCGCAGACATCATCGTGCATTCGGCCACCAAGTTCCTCGGCGGTCACGGCAACTCCATGGGCGGCATTATCGTCGATGGCGGCACCTTCGACTGGTCGGCAAAGGCCGGCCAATATCCGATGCTGTCGGAGCCGCGCCCGGAATATAACGGAGTCGTCCTGCACGAGACCTTCGGCAATATTGCCTTCGCTATCGCAACCCGTGTGCTCGGTCTGCGCGATCTCGGCCCTGCCATCGCGCCGATGAACGCCTTCCTGCTCCTGACCGGCATCGAGACGCTGCCGCTTCGAATGCAGCGTCACTGCGACAATGCGCTGAAGGTCGCGACCTGGCTGAAGAGCCATCCCAAGGTCGCCTGGGTCAATTACGCCGGCCTGGCCGATGATCCGAACAACGCGCTGCAGAAGCGCTATTCGCCGAAGGGGGCGGGCTCTGTCTTCACTTTTGGCATCAAGGGCGGACTGGAGACCGGCAAGGCGCTGGTCGGTGGACTGAAGCTCTTCTCGCACCTTGCCAATATCGGCGACACCCGTTCGCTGATTATTCACCCGGCCTCGACGACCCATGCTCAGCTTTCCGAAGAGCAGCAGATTGCTGCGGGTGCAGGGCCGGATGTCGTGCGCCTGTCGATCGGCATTGAGGATGCGGAAGACATCATCGCCGATCTTGAACAGGCGCTGGCCAACGCCTGATTGCGAAAACCCTTGCATGGACAGCTATCCGGCTGTCCATGGAACCCCGATCGCAATATCTCGTTGGAACTCTCTGACTGCAAAAGAGGAGAGTTCCAATGACATTGAAGGCTGTTGCCTTGAATGCCACGCTGAAGCGCAGCAGTGGCTCACCGTCCTCGACCGACCACATGCTCGGTCTGGTCGCAGCGGCGATGGCGGAGAAGGGCGTCGAGACGGAGACGATACGCCTTGCCGATCACGACATTCTTCCCGGCGTGACCTCGGACGAAGGGCCGGGCGATGCCTGGCCGCCCATCCGCGAAAAGATTCTCGCTGCAGATATCCTGATACTTGGAACCCCAATCTGGATGGGCCAGCCCTCCAGCGTGTGCAAGCGGGCGCTGGAGCGGATGGACGCCTTCCTGTCGGAGAAGGATGACCAAGGTCGCATGGTGTCCTATGGGCGGGTGGCCGCCGTCGCGGTGGTTGGCAATGAAGACGGGGCGCACCATGTCTCTGCCCAGCTTTACCAGGCCTTGAATGATGTCGGGTTCACCATTCCGGCCAATGCCATCGCCTATTGGGTGGGCGAGGCTATGGGCAGCACGGATTTCCGGGAGCTCGATCCCACTCCGGACAAAGTGACCAGCACAGTCGATATGGTCGCCCGCAACACGGTGCATCTCGCGCGCCTGCTGGCAGATAATCCTTATCCGTCGCAGAAATAAAGCGCGCGGCGTGGATTTTGGGCGCCGCTTGAGGCAAGACTGACGGGCCGGCATCTCAGGATGCGCGGCCCGTTTCCGATCTGTCTTCTGTCAGGAGCCTGCCATGTCCGCCGCCCTCGCTTTCGATCCGTCGACCGTCACCCCGGAAGAGGGCGCGCCGGCACCCGACCGCCTGATTTCCGGCGATCCGAGGTTTACCACCTGGAACATTGAGGAAGCGGACGGCGGCATCTATGCCGGCATCTGGCAGTCGACGCCGGGCAAGTGGCGGATCTCTTATGACGAGTGGGAGTATTTCCACATTCTCGAAGGCCACTCTGTTGTCACCGAAGACGGCGGAGAGCCGGTCCACCTGCGAAAGGGCGACCGGCTCGTCTTAAGGCCAGGATTTAAAGGAACCTGGGAAGTGATTGAAAAGACGGTAAAAGATTACGTGATTCGTCTTTAGCTGGCAGCCTTAAGCCGCTGCGCTTCAGCTTCGTGCTCTGGCACCATGGCAGCGTCTTCCGCCGAGACCTTCTGGATGCTGGCACGGCTGCCGATCCTTTCCATATAGGCCTGGAAAGCGGGTCGGGCTTCAACGAGACCGAACATCGTCGTCCAGCGCAGCGCAATGCCCCAGAGCACATCGGCCGCCGTGAAGCGCTCGCCGAGCAGGTAGGGGCCTGTTTTGAGCGCTTCTTCCAGCATGTCGATGAGCGACTCGTAGCTCGCATAGGGCGTCTCGTTCATCGATCCCGGCTCGCGCTTCATGAAGCGATCGACGACCGCCGGTTCGAAGCAGCTGCCATAGATGAAGAGCCAGCGCAGATAGGCCCCACGGTCCGGATCGGTCAGCGCAGGGGCAAGACCTGCCTCAGGGAAAAGATCCGCCAGATAGAGATAGATCGCGCCCTGTTCGGTGACCAAGGTTTCTCCGACACGCACCGCAGGCACTTTGCCGAGCGGATTGATCGCCAGATAGGCCGGCTGGCGCTGTTCGTTCGTCTTCATGTTCAGCACATGCAGATCATAGGGCACCTTCAGCTCCTCCAGCAGCACGCGCGCACCGGTGGCGCGGGTCTGGGGCGAGTAGAAGAGGGTGATCTGACGGTCTTTGCTCATTGGAAGTCTCCCATTTCAAACTGGATGCGCCGTGCGGCAACAAAAGGAGATTACGCCGCCATACCTGTCAGATTGTGTCAGGTTGGTTTAGCATGATGCGTGACAAGGAGATTTTCCGATGCGGGCGAGCCGGCTGATCAACATCCTGACGACGCTCCAGGCGAAGGGGCTGGTGACCGCCGAGGCCTTGGCCGACGAGAACGATGTTTCGGTCCGCACCATCTATCGCGACATCGATGCGCTGTCGCTTTCGGGCATCCCGGTCTATAGCGAGCGCGGCTCGGACGGCGGCTACCGGCTGCTGGACGGCTATCGCGTCCGCCTGAACGGTCTCACGCCCGCCGAGGCCGAGGCGATGTTCCTCTCCGGTATTCCCGGTGCCGCTGCCGATCTCGGCCTGGGCTCGCTGATGGCCGGCGCCCAGAAGAAGCTGACGGCGGCACTTCCCGAAGACCTGCGCGAAAGCGCGCGACGCATGCAGCAGAAATTCCATCTCGATGCCCCGGCCTGGCTCGCCGAGGGTGAGCAGCCCGTCTATCTGCAGGCCATTGCCGATGCGGTGTGGAACTCCAAGCGCATCCGCATGCGCTACCGCTCCTGGAAGGCGGAAAAGAACCGTGTGGCCGAACCGCTCGGCATCGTCATGAAGGGTGGCGCCTGGTATCTGGTCGCGCGGGTCGACGACACGCCGCGCACCTACCGCATTTCCCGTGTCCTCGACCTGATCGTCACCGAAGAGCGCTTCGACTGGCCGAAAGACTTCGATCTCGCGAACTACTGGAACGAAAACACCCGGCGCTTGGAACTCGAGCTCTACCCGAACTGGGCGACCATCCGGCTCTCGCCTTGGGGACTGAAGGAAATCGAGCACATGGCGCCGCCCTATGTGCGCGCGCATCTCGAATTCATCGGAGAGCCGGACGAGGAGGGCTGGCAGACGGTCCGCATGCCGGTTGCCCATGAGCGCATGGCCGTCTCCGAAATGCTGAAGCTCGCAACGGAGGTCGAGGTCATCGACCCGCCGGAGCTCAAGCATGCCATGCGGCGGGCCGTTGAAACCCTGGTGGCCCGCTACGCCGAACCGGCTGCCCTCACCAAGTGAGATCCAGCCGTTCCAGTCCGTGGAAGTGGTAGACGTCCTTGACGGTGGGCGTCACTGCCATCTTCAGCCCCGGCAGCCGCTTGAAGAGCAACGGCAGCACGATGTTGAGCTCCAGCCTTGCGAGCGGCGCGCCGATGCAGAAATGAATGCCGGCGCCGAAGGAGAGGTTGGCTCCGTCGTCGCGCGCCGGCTTGAAGCTCAGCGGCTCCGGGAACTTCTGCGGATCGAGATTGGCAGCCGCCAGGATCAGGCTCACCTTGTCGCCACGCTGAAAGCTGACGCCATCGATTTCGCAGGGCTCCAGGCACCAGCGCTGGAAGATATGCACCGGCGCGCAGATCCTGAGCGTCTCCTCAACGGTGCGCTCGGCCGTTTTCTCGTCGTTGAACAGCGTTGCCGGATCGATCCCGCTGTCCAGTATGACCCGCACGGAATTGCCGATCTGGTGCACCGTTGCTTCATGTCCGGCATTGAGAAGCACGATGGTCGTCGAGATCAGCTCGTCCTCGGTGAGGAACTGGCCCTTGTGCTCGGTATGGATCATGTGGCTCAGGAGATCGTCGCGTGGCTCGGCGCGACGCTCCGCAATCACTTCGCGCACATAGTCGGCAAATTCCTTTGCCGAGCGGTCGGCGGCCTCTTCATCGGCGCGCGTCCGCTTGAACATATACATGCCGACATAGTCGTGACTCCATTTGAGGAGCTGCGGTCCCATCTCCTCGGGGATGCCGATCATCCGGGCAATCATCGTCACCGGAATGATGTCGGCAAAGGTCGAGAGGAGCTCGGTCTTGCCGTCCTGTTCGAAGCCGTCGATCAGCCGGTTCGCGAGCGCCTCGATCTCGCCCGTCATCTTCTCGACATGGCGGGAAACGAAGGCGCGGTTGACGAGAGTCCGCAGCCGGGTGTGTTCCGGCGGCTCGATCTCGAGCAGCGAATGCTCCTCGGCCTTGCCAAAA from Peteryoungia desertarenae encodes the following:
- a CDS encoding O-acetylhomoserine aminocarboxypropyltransferase, whose translation is MTTNNPGFATLAIHAGAQPDPTTGARITPIYQTTAYVFNDSDHAANLFALKEFGNIYTRIMNPTQGVLEERVAALEGGTAALAVASGHAAQLLIFHTLMQPGDNFVAARKLYGGSINQFGHAFKNFGWQVRWADPADPESFAAQVDDKTKAVYIESLANPGGTFVDIAAIADVAHRHGLPLIVDNTMASPYLIRPLEHGADIIVHSATKFLGGHGNSMGGIIVDGGTFDWSAKAGQYPMLSEPRPEYNGVVLHETFGNIAFAIATRVLGLRDLGPAIAPMNAFLLLTGIETLPLRMQRHCDNALKVATWLKSHPKVAWVNYAGLADDPNNALQKRYSPKGAGSVFTFGIKGGLETGKALVGGLKLFSHLANIGDTRSLIIHPASTTHAQLSEEQQIAAGAGPDVVRLSIGIEDAEDIIADLEQALANA
- a CDS encoding cytochrome P450: MTDLPFLSIDPATRRVSLNARDPAFYSDPNHTYAALHAACPTFYWEEQKQWFFTGYDHVNALLRDRRFGRQILHVATREELGLPEPAAHTRHFGKAEEHSLLEIEPPEHTRLRTLVNRAFVSRHVEKMTGEIEALANRLIDGFEQDGKTELLSTFADIIPVTMIARMIGIPEEMGPQLLKWSHDYVGMYMFKRTRADEEAADRSAKEFADYVREVIAERRAEPRDDLLSHMIHTEHKGQFLTEDELISTTIVLLNAGHEATVHQIGNSVRVILDSGIDPATLFNDEKTAERTVEETLRICAPVHIFQRWCLEPCEIDGVSFQRGDKVSLILAAANLDPQKFPEPLSFKPARDDGANLSFGAGIHFCIGAPLARLELNIVLPLLFKRLPGLKMAVTPTVKDVYHFHGLERLDLTW
- a CDS encoding cupin domain-containing protein, which translates into the protein MSAALAFDPSTVTPEEGAPAPDRLISGDPRFTTWNIEEADGGIYAGIWQSTPGKWRISYDEWEYFHILEGHSVVTEDGGEPVHLRKGDRLVLRPGFKGTWEVIEKTVKDYVIRL
- a CDS encoding helix-turn-helix transcriptional regulator, which translates into the protein MRASRLINILTTLQAKGLVTAEALADENDVSVRTIYRDIDALSLSGIPVYSERGSDGGYRLLDGYRVRLNGLTPAEAEAMFLSGIPGAAADLGLGSLMAGAQKKLTAALPEDLRESARRMQQKFHLDAPAWLAEGEQPVYLQAIADAVWNSKRIRMRYRSWKAEKNRVAEPLGIVMKGGAWYLVARVDDTPRTYRISRVLDLIVTEERFDWPKDFDLANYWNENTRRLELELYPNWATIRLSPWGLKEIEHMAPPYVRAHLEFIGEPDEEGWQTVRMPVAHERMAVSEMLKLATEVEVIDPPELKHAMRRAVETLVARYAEPAALTK
- a CDS encoding CoA-binding protein; this encodes MSKHDHYDDDYLRDVLSATRTIALLGASPKPDRPSFGVMRFLLQKGYHVIPVNPGQAGKEILGQKTYASLADIPEEIDMVEVFRAPEYLGEVVADVLALENKPKAIWGQLSVRDDEAVKPAEAAGIKVVMDRCPAIEMPRLGL
- a CDS encoding DUF6455 family protein, which encodes MMTHTATDPIRHALSTILGWFAREWEAKSQSDLMKALDQQELEQIAEDCGISRGQLLAFIEAGPHGADEMPRMMRALNIDPIEVEFRMLRLYRDMQLTCITCGAKAQCRKDLAEGHAATEFQHYCGNIDTLNALRARPEMLLEA
- a CDS encoding flavodoxin family protein codes for the protein MTLKAVALNATLKRSSGSPSSTDHMLGLVAAAMAEKGVETETIRLADHDILPGVTSDEGPGDAWPPIREKILAADILILGTPIWMGQPSSVCKRALERMDAFLSEKDDQGRMVSYGRVAAVAVVGNEDGAHHVSAQLYQALNDVGFTIPANAIAYWVGEAMGSTDFRELDPTPDKVTSTVDMVARNTVHLARLLADNPYPSQK
- a CDS encoding glutathione S-transferase family protein gives rise to the protein MSKDRQITLFYSPQTRATGARVLLEELKVPYDLHVLNMKTNEQRQPAYLAINPLGKVPAVRVGETLVTEQGAIYLYLADLFPEAGLAPALTDPDRGAYLRWLFIYGSCFEPAVVDRFMKREPGSMNETPYASYESLIDMLEEALKTGPYLLGERFTAADVLWGIALRWTTMFGLVEARPAFQAYMERIGSRASIQKVSAEDAAMVPEHEAEAQRLKAAS